Sequence from the Helianthus annuus cultivar XRQ/B chromosome 13, HanXRQr2.0-SUNRISE, whole genome shotgun sequence genome:
CCGCAAAGATTAATAGTATCGTTACCCGAGCAACTGAAGTAGGAACGACAATGAGTCAACCGACTCTAGTACGCAAACTCTTAAATGGCGTACCAGATAAGTTTACTCAAATCGTTGCCTCTATGGAACAATACTCCGATCTAGAAACCATGACGCTACAGGAAGCGGTCGGAAGACTAAAGACGTATGAAGAACGTCTCAAGTTAAAGAAAGGAAGTCAAGGAGAAAGCCAAGATAGGCTTATGTTTACACATCAGGATAACACCAGAGGAAGGCAATCTGGAAACCGCGGTCGTGGTAGATTTAACCAGACGCGTGGCAATTGGCGTAACAACGGAAATAGGCAAAGTCCCAGAAACGAAGGATCTACATCAAGACCTAGAAATGAGAATTCTAGAAATTGGAGGAAGTTTGCAAGAACCGACCTAAGTAAAATCCAATGTTTTAAGTGTCAAAAGTTTGGACACTACAAGAAGGACTGTTCAGAGAAAGACGATGTACAAGAACATTCAAACCTCGTCGAGGAAGACGAAGCACCCGTATTATTAATGACAATACAAgaagaaaatgttcaagaaagggCTCTGCTAAACGAGGAACATATAAAACCGACAAGTTATGCCTCAGACAATGAAAATCTATGGTACTTAGACAACGGGGCCAGCAACCACATGACAGGAGTGCGAAGTCACTTCAAGGAATTAGATGAAACTGTGACAGGGCAAGTACGATTCGGTGATGGGTCACACGTAGAAATTAAAGGCAAAGGTTCAATAGTACTGGAATGTCTGAACCaagaacaaaagattgtttcacaAGTATACTACATTCCAAGTCTGAAAACCAATATATTGAGCCTCGGACAACTTACAGAAATCGGTTGCAAAGTGGTTATGGACGGAGATTTACTTACTATCCGAGATCGAAATAGAAAGCTACTAATGCGAGTCAAGAGAATGAAGAACAGGCTGTACAAAGTCAAACTGAAAACGGGAAAACCAATCTGCTTACTATCAAAGACCGAAGACACAGCATGGTTATGGCACGCAAGGTTAGGCCACTTACACTTCGACGCTATTAAGGAAATGACTCGTAAGAACTTGGTACATGGAGTTCCCCAAATAAGTCATGCTAGTCAAGTCTGTGACGCATGCTTATTAGGAAAGCATAGTAGGGCACCATTTCCAAATCAGGCAAAGTTCAGATCTTTAAAACCTCTGGACTTAGTCTATGGAGATTTGTGTGGTCCTATAACTCCACCAACACATGCTGGGAAGAAGTATATATTCTTACTTGTAGACGACTGTACTCGCTACATGTGGGCATATTTACTAATTTCCAAGGATCAAGCATTCGAAACATTTAAGGAGTTCAAAGAAAAGGTGGAAAAGGAAGCGCAGACCAAGTTAAAAATGCTAAGAacggatagaggaggtgaattcacatcggctgaattcaacaagtattgcaaaaccaacggcatagcaagacagcttacagcaccatattccccacagcaaaatggagtagtgGAAAGAAGAAACAGGACGATGTTGTCAACTACTCGCAGTATGCTAAAGGCAATGAACATGCCACAgaacttttggggtgaagcaatACGACACGCGATATACGTACTAAACAGGGTTCCGACAAAAGCCCTGGTGAACAAGACACCATATGAAGCACTAAAAGGAAGGAAGCCAAATTTAGAACACTTGAAGATTTTTGGCTGCACTGCTTACGCTAAGGTACTAccacttcaacaaaagaagttagaTGATAGAAGTGCACCTATGGTTTACCTTGGAATAGAAGAAGGATCAAAAGCATACAGATTATATGATCCAGCAAAGAACAAGATATGTGTCAGTAGAGATGTAAAGTTCATGGAAGGTCAACCATGGAACTGGAATAGTTATATGGAGACGGTAGATTCAGGGAATCCCGAATGGACAAACTTTGTCATTCAAGAAGATGACGTACCACCAGAATTAGAAGAAAATGAGCCAAGTAGTCCAGGTAGTAGCGGGCCACATCATGACGATTCAGGAGTAGATCAGACAGAGGAACCAGACTCCTATGTAACCCCGCCAGCACATTCGTACAATCAGAACTCAGCAGGAAATACAAGCAATCTATCAAGTGGAGGTCCATCCACTTCTGAAAGTATAACGGAGAGTATCAGTGACACTCCAGTAAGATTAAGAAGTCTCGAAGACCTGTATGAAGAGACAGAAGAAATTCAACTAGATCCACATGAATTATTACTCGCTAAAGAAGAACCAAGGAATTACAAGGAAGCATCTAGTGACAGAAAGTGGATTGAAGCAATGAAGGCTGAATTAGactcaataaacaagaataacactTGGAATTTGACGGAGTTGCCAAGAGATCACAAAGCAATAGGTTTAAAGTGGGTATTCAAGACTAAGAAAGATGCAAACGGGAATATTGTCAGACATAAAGCAAGCTAGTTGCAAAAGGATATGTTCAGCAACACGGAATAGACTTTGACGAAGTCTTTGCACCAGTAGCACGTATGGAAACAGTACGACTAATGTTGGCTTTAGCAGCATATCAAGGTTGGGAGGTACATCATCTAGATGTGAAATCTGCATTCTTACACGGAGATCTCAAGGAGGAAGTCTATGTATCACAACCAGAAGGATTTATAAAGCCAGGAAATGAAGGAAAGATTTACAGACTATCAAAAGCACTGTATGGATTgagacaagcaccaagagcttggaatacgAAGTTAGATCAAACCCTAAAGTCACTTAACTTCAAGAAATGTACTTTAGAGAATGCAATCTATACAAGAACAAGGGAAGCCTCTACACTAATAGTTGGAGTCTATGTTGATGACTTGATAGTCACTGGAACATCAAAGAAGGAGATAGACATCTTCAAATCTCAGATGAAGAACAAATTTGATATGAGCGATCTAGGATTGCTAGCATACTATCTGGGAATAGAAGTGATTCAAGCAGGGGGTGAGATAGGCATCAAGCAGACAGGATATATCAACAAGATACTCAAAGACGCTGATATGTTATCCTGCAATGACACAAAGACACCCATGACTCCAGGAACTCAAttaacaaagactgaagaaggagaTCTAGTAGATGCAACACATTACAGAAGCCTGATAGGATCTCTCAGGTACTTATTGCATACAAGACCAGATCTATGTTACCCAGTCAGTTTACTCAGTAGATTCATGCAAGAACCAAAAGAACAACACCTGAAAGCAGTAAAGCAAATACTACGTTacatcaaaggaactaaagagcATGGAATCATCTACAGAAGACAAGGAGGATGTAAGATCACAGGTTATAGTGACAGTAGTTTTGGAGTTGatacagacaaaggaaaaggaacaacTGGTCTGGTATTCTACTTTGGAGAATCACCTATAACCTGGTGTACACAGAAGCAACAGACAGTGGCACTATCATCATGCGAATCAGAATTCATGGCAGCCACTGCAGCAGCATGTCAAGCACTATGGCTTAAAAGATTGTTAAGTGAAATCACAGGCTGGAAGGAAGAGAAGATAACACTCAGAGTAGATAATGTTTCAGCAATAGCACTCATGAGAAACCCAGTCTTTCATGGAAGAAGCAAGCACATTGACACACGCTATCACTTCATAAGAGAATGCGTGGAAAACGAAGATATCACTGTGGAACACATAAGCGGAGAACTACAACGGGCAGATATACTAACAAAGGCACTAGCAAGGATCAAGTTTGCTACAATGAGGGAACTGCTCGGAATTCAAGATTTAAAGCAACTCATGGATGTTAgagattaagggggtgaatgaaaaccggttaatctcttaacatcATGTACATAGTTAGAtagttagaattattattaagTAGCGGTTACAAAGTACGAGGACCAGAAGTGACAAAATGGAAGTTGAAAACTACCTCAATAACCGAATGGATGTGTCTCTACACACACACCATTTCGAATCGGTAcaaggaaaagaagaagaagacgcGACGGTTGGAACGAGTGGACAAGATTCAACACACCTCTTCAAGATTCAATCTCAACCACATATCCAAGAGACGTGTCCTTTCACGAAGAGACGCAACTATTCACTCGTACCCGTaggaaactataaatagggatagTTAGATTCATTTGTACTTGTTCATTACATTCGAAATCAATTGTATATACTCTCAATCGATATTGTATACATTCGGTTATTATCAAGTTATTCAAGTTGTTGTTATTCAAGTTATTCACGCTCatttagagatcaagatccaagtTCGGGCCAACAGCGTTTTTAGAagtttttttaacttgttttggTTTTTAGGGATTCTGCTACTGAAAGAGCAGACTCATTTTTTTGAGTTTTGTGATATGATGACTTCGCTTGCCACGTGAACATCTGATGGTGTTAGATTTTTTTAGGGTCTGTTACCCTTTGTAGGGAACTCCCTAAAAACCAAAACGCTTCCAAAAACCTTCTAAAACATTTATCATCTTGCtaaaacaccaaaaaataaaatagaatCATGATATAGTAggttttaaaattaaaattagaaATTTACAGTCACTTTTAACACGTTTGACTcactatatttttttttacttgttagAACGAGACACAAAATATCGACCCATTCATAAATAAACAAACCAAATTAAAGCTCTCACCTCTAGCCAACGCATAATTTTATGCTGAtcgtttgtttttttatataggTGGTCACACTATTGGAGTCGCTCATTGTTCTTTATTTAAAGATCGTCTTTACAACTTCAATAACACCGGGGAACCAGACCCGACCATGGACTTAGGCCTGTTAACATGGCTGAGACTTGTATGTCCTCAAAATGCAACCGTTGATAGCACGGCAAACTTGGATCAAAACTCTTCAACCTCTTCAACTGTGGACAACTCTTTCTACACTCAGATTATGTTGCATAGGGGAGTTCTTCAATTTGATCAAGAATTAGCATTGGACCCATTGACCCAGTCAACAGTTGCAGCCATTGCTCATTCTGATGATTTTAACACCAAATTTGGTCAAGCCATGGTTAAGATGGGTGCGATCCAAGTTCTCACAGGAGAACAAGGACAGATAAGGAAATCATGCCGAGCAATCAACCTCTAACTTTGATTTCTTTAATTATTTTCTTGAAAAAAAGTCATTTAAGTTTCTTAATTTTCTTATGTCATTTTAGTATGAGGTATGGAGTGTCATTTCAGCTTGTTGCCATATTTCAAATAATGTATTTAAATATGTATCCAATAAAAAGTATTTTTGCAGTTTTTGCAAGGTTTGAGCTTTACCATAGAGAGCTTTTATATGGAAAATCACCCAAATGACCAATAAAATGACCttcatttttgaaaattttaaattaaccTTGACAAGTGTCCTTTGTCGCAACATATTTTCCATCTGCCGGAAGAGATGCATTCTCCTATGCCAAATGGAAATATGTTGTGGAAAATGGAAATCTAATGCACATGATAGATACTAGAGATCTATTGCGCCAGGTCAAAATCTTTTACACGAGCCCATTATGGGGTACGATGAAACAACTTATTTACCGAAAAtaagaaaagtcaaaaagataTATTAGTAAAAGAAAAAGTTAAGAGCTATTTACGAAAATAGCCATTGACTCATACCAATTACGAAAATAGCCATCTGAAGCGTCCATATACAGACTCATCAAGTATTTGATGTGTCTCCCAATAGAAAATGGACAAGTGGCATTTCAGTAATCGAAGCTTGCAGCCTTTTCAGATTCTTGTCTGCAAAGCGTCTAAAAGTCACTCCCAAACATATGCATCCTCTccttctctctctactttctctctctaaaaacgcACAGGTGGTTGAAGCAGGTGTATTCAGAGTGTGGTGACCTGCTTCAACCGCCATGAAAGTGGTGACCTGCTCCGATCAAGAACCTAAAAGCGCCCCATATGCTTGAAAGCGGTCAAGCCTGAAAGCGCCATGAAAGTTTGCACATTTCAAGAACCTGAAAGAACCTCTAGTTTTCCGGCGAATACTGCTCCGATCAAGCCTGAAAGCGGCCTCACTTGTAGCCTTCATGTTTCTAGAAAACGACCTAGAGATTGTTCAGATCTCAATACTCTGCTTTCGTTCTTTAACAGTCGGAATGTCAACTCCCCATTTTTCAAGGGTAGGAATGGCGGAAACCTGCAACTCGCCGGAAAAAATGGCGGAAACCTGCAACTCGTCGGAAAAAATGGCGGAAACCTGCAAATCGCAGGAAAAAATGGCGGAAACTTGCCCGACGCATCCCGTGCATGATGCCTCGCTCCAAGGACGCATCCCGTGCACTTTCAGACGCTTCAAGTTTTCAAGACGCATCCCGTGTACTTTCAGGCGCATCGGTCAGTGAATTATTTTCAAAGACGCATCCCGTGGACTTCAGACGCATCCCGCGCATTTGAATCCGTAATGCGCCTCTCCAAGGACGCATGAGGTGGCCAATTTCGTAAGTTAACACTATTATTGGCCAAATTCGTAATTTTCTCAAAAGTTAACGCTATTTTCTTTAAGGGAAAATCACCAAACTAGCCATTGACCAATCCACTTTTATAAATTAGCCAGTTTTCTTTACCATTTTGGTctttaacaatatatttttatgatatattaacAATACGCTATAAATAATCTCACTCAAAAATATTTACTTTGATAGTAAGAATGTTCATCTATCAAATTTCAGTGAAAAGTTTCAATTTTAAGCAAACTGATCACTACATTGTTTTAATTTAAATCAGTTTCAATATAAAAAGATTAGATTGTAGTTTCCATTAGAGCCAGAGTGGTCGTTGTATCCCATGACCGCACTCGGTTCTTGTTCGGTATTCGGTAACTTTGAGGCTTGCTTATTAGTGTTGTCAACTTCCCACTTTCCTATAAATATTACAACAAATTGATCATCCAAAACAATCCAAACAAAAAAGACTTGAAAAATTTATATGGCAAGACaagttatattttttatttgtgtCGTCTTGGCGATAGCGGGGCTCGTTCACGCTAGCGATCCCGACATACTCTTCGACTACATTGTTCCACCTAACGTGACCGTATTAGACAGGAATTTCTTCACTTACACCAAAATTCAAGGGTTTTTCGTCGGGTCAAATTTAACCGACCCTAAATCTATGCTAGCCAGCATGGCCGAATTCCCGGCTTTAAACGGTCAAAGTGTTTCTCTTTCCTTTTTACGCTTAGGCCCGGGTGGTGTGAGTGCACCCCACACACGACCCCACGCAACGGGCCTGTTTTTCGTGTTGAGTGGTCGATTTGGGGTCGGTTTTGTGGACTCGACTAACAAGCTTTACACTCAAACCCTAGAAACCGGAGATATGTTTATTTTTCCAAAGGGGCTTGTTCATTACCAGTATAACCCTGATGACAAGGAACCCGCGGTGGCTGTGGCTGCATTCGGTAGTGCAAGTGCCTCTTCGGTTTCGATCCCGGGATCTTTGTTTGATACAAATATTGAAGATGTGGTTCTTGCTAAGTCTTTTAAAACAGATGTAACTACAATTCGGAAGCTCAAGGCTGGTCTTGGAAACAAAATTTAAGCCGGAAGATTTGCATGGACCTACTTGCATTCTTTACTTTGTTCAACTTCTAGAAATTTATATTTTCATGATCATTTGTCTTAATtcattggttatagtttgttgtTGTAACAAAAGTCGACTGTTTGCATATTAAtacaaattttattttattaaactttttattCCATATATAGGGAAAAGACACTtctgttattttattttatttg
This genomic interval carries:
- the LOC110901023 gene encoding germin-like protein 9-3 encodes the protein MARQVIFFICVVLAIAGLVHASDPDILFDYIVPPNVTVLDRNFFTYTKIQGFFVGSNLTDPKSMLASMAEFPALNGQSVSLSFLRLGPGGVSAPHTRPHATGLFFVLSGRFGVGFVDSTNKLYTQTLETGDMFIFPKGLVHYQYNPDDKEPAVAVAAFGSASASSVSIPGSLFDTNIEDVVLAKSFKTDVTTIRKLKAGLGNKI